One genomic window of Desulfotignum phosphitoxidans DSM 13687 includes the following:
- a CDS encoding flavin reductase family protein: protein MKKSIGAKTILYPTPVLIVGTYDKNGKPNAMTAAWGGICCSSPPCVTVSLRKATYSYNCLVASGAYTLSIPSETYVEAADYLGMASGKTEDKFKTAGLTPVKSDQVNAPYVKEFPLILECRLIHTLEIGLHTQFVGEIVDIKADESVLAENGMPDIEKMKPILYAPAEKAYFSVGKKIGDAFSTGKRLK, encoded by the coding sequence ATGAAAAAATCCATTGGTGCAAAAACAATCCTGTATCCCACACCGGTACTGATCGTGGGGACCTATGACAAGAACGGCAAACCCAATGCCATGACAGCGGCCTGGGGCGGGATCTGCTGTTCCAGCCCGCCGTGCGTGACCGTGTCTTTGAGAAAAGCGACCTACAGCTACAACTGTCTCGTTGCCAGCGGTGCCTATACCCTGAGCATTCCTTCAGAAACCTATGTGGAAGCAGCTGATTATCTGGGCATGGCATCCGGGAAAACCGAGGACAAGTTCAAGACCGCCGGCCTGACCCCGGTCAAAAGCGACCAGGTCAATGCGCCGTATGTCAAGGAATTCCCCCTGATTCTGGAATGCAGATTGATACACACCCTGGAGATCGGGCTGCACACCCAGTTTGTCGGAGAAATTGTGGACATCAAAGCGGATGAATCCGTTCTGGCGGAAAACGGGATGCCGGACATTGAAAAAATGAAACCGATTTTGTATGCCCCCGCTGAAAAAGCGTATTTCAGTGTGGGCAAAAAAATCGGAGACGCGTTCTCCACAGGCAAACGCCTTAAATAA
- a CDS encoding YbaK/EbsC family protein: MSVEAVKQFFSDFNMEDRVMVLETSTATVDEAAAAHGVDPDQIGKTLSFKLDGRPILIVVAGRAKIDNQKYKQQFSKKAKMLSPAEVLAYTGHAVGGVCPFGLKQPMDVYLDISLKKHPEIIPAAGDQNASIRLTIEELERFSDCNDWVDVCTQHRN; the protein is encoded by the coding sequence ATGTCAGTGGAAGCAGTTAAACAGTTTTTTTCAGATTTCAACATGGAGGATCGCGTCATGGTACTTGAAACCTCCACTGCAACGGTTGACGAGGCAGCCGCCGCCCATGGCGTGGATCCGGATCAGATCGGCAAAACCCTGTCATTTAAACTGGACGGCAGGCCCATTTTGATTGTTGTGGCCGGCAGGGCCAAAATCGACAACCAGAAGTACAAGCAGCAGTTTTCAAAAAAGGCGAAAATGCTCTCACCTGCCGAAGTGCTGGCATACACCGGCCATGCCGTGGGCGGTGTATGCCCTTTTGGGCTCAAACAGCCCATGGATGTGTACCTGGATATCTCATTGAAAAAACACCCGGAAATCATTCCGGCAGCCGGGGACCAGAATGCCTCAATCCGCCTGACCATAGAAGAACTGGAGCGGTTTTCAGACTGCAACGACTGGGTGGATGTGTGCACACAGCACCGGAACTGA